A section of the Delphinus delphis chromosome 1, mDelDel1.2, whole genome shotgun sequence genome encodes:
- the NES gene encoding nestin, producing MEGCLGEESFQMWELNRRLEAYLARVKALEEQNELLSAELGGLRAQAGDASWRARADDELAALRALVDQRWREKRAAEVARDNLEEEVEGVATRCQQLRLARERTAEETARSRRAVEAEKCAQAWLSTQAAELERELEALRAAHEEERAGLNAQAACAPRGPAPPRGPPVPAPEVEELALRLGEAWRGAVRGYQERVAHMETSLGQARERLGHALQGAREGRLKLQQLQAERSGLQERRAALEQRLEGRWQERLRATEQFQLSVEALEQEKQGLQNQIAQVLEGRQQLAHLKMSLSLEVATYRTLLEAENSRLQTPGSGSKASLSFLDPKLELHFPGTPEGRRLGPLLSVLSPTPLSSPLPDTLETPVPGFLKSQELLQGHAPTSASTPIPPTPQAPRPATDAKIRAQDAPLSLPQPQVGMQQVPEAVWAEAKVAIPASVLPGPEEPGGKEQEPSPGQSSEDHASLAPALSPDHPSLEAKDGEPSGSRGSSRFQEEGEGQIWGLAEKETAVEVKVISSLQQETWQEEGDLDMKEIQDSPGPLEKETLKSLEEEIQEPLISLEKQRHETMRSLEKENQESLRSLEEENLEILKTLEKENQELLQSLEGKEMEVMRPLEKETLELLKPIGKEDPQTLQSLEKESQEIMRSLQGNVGAFLSPGKENQELVRSLEEENFESLRALEKERQEPLRCQEVENQETLRPLAKETLQPLGSLEEKDQETPRPLGKENQPLRSLEKEDQTTLSPLEQVKPEALKSLGKDQEIVRLLEKENQDLLRSLNEESVEAVRSLGTETLEPLKPTGEENLEMLKPLEKESQEPLGSVEGNQETLRPLEEETQKSLSSLGGQSVEDMRSPEEVDKGSQRYLEEEENVEKGENSEPPRSLEEEGQELPLSAHLQKWEDTVQGGQELDQETPPGRPEVDSADEAEMEPREWDSFAGKGEAVDRGELQLMATGKAWSPGEGQPGSSEPKEQRVSAEGASGVGGTEGLQDPEERPDQVGTPGLPAPQGMSEVLEPVLEGEDVAPSDGRASPEVTLGLETAGAEQGPEQEAVGLEDPGGLAREEVMGPPLGEEGLEAKRVQGLEGPRKELEEAAALEPELSTLPRKSRDPLDAARGWEESEPEGPEEAEETFPAETSCCDGSDTPQPRPLSSEGAKEDAKAVLGPPSPRPTESCSPIPIPEDAPGAQPLAEGSQEASWGLAGRAEVLGKVEGEQEEMGSGGIPEDLSEEGEESREESEADELGETLPDSTPLGLYLGSPASPKWDLAGEQRPSPQEETGKEGWGPAVLASEGLGAHPSEEEEGGDEEERGHDSELSEEFEDLGTEASLLPGVPGEVAEPPGQVPPLLLEPAVWDPDGESDGFADEEESGEEGEEEDEEGERGPGAGRWGAGPSVGSLPALSGPQRGNLLGSETMDVSVPWDDGLRGAASDAPMTALETESQDSTEASGSEDESDAIPLEREGQVPGPVGTLSAVEDTGLEVGDTLGVNGQGPSLKEELEHVNGGVVNGLEQSEGVRQGKPGPPEGDQGSPLEEEEEGGALKTPWAGAPLHLGQGQLLKFSQREGDRDSWSSGED from the exons ATGGAGGGCTGCCTGGGGGAGGAATCTTTTCAGATGTGGGAGCTCAACCGGCGCCTGGAGGCCTACCTGGCCCGGGTCAAGGCGCTAGAGGAGCAGAATGAGCTGCTCAGCGCGGAGCTCGGGGGTCTCCGGGCACAGGCCGGGGACGCCTCCTGGAGGGCCCGTGCCGACGACGAGCTGGCGGCCCTGCGGGCCCTCGTCGACCAGCGCTGGCGGGAGAAGCGCGCGGCCGAGGTGGCGCGcgacaacctggaagaagaggTGGAGGGCGTGGCGACCCGGTGCCAGCAGCTGCGGCTGGCCCGGGAGCGGACCGCGGAGGAGACGGCCCGCAGCCGGCGCGCGGTCGAGGCCGAAAAGTGCGCCCAGGCCTGGCTGAGCACCCAGGCGGCGGAGCTGGAGCGCGAGCTGGAGGCTCTGCGCGCGGCGCACGAGGAGGAACGCGCGGGCCTGAACGCTCAGGCTGCCTGCGCCCCCCGCGGCCCCGCTCCGCCCCGCGGGCCCCCCGTGCCGGCCCCCGAGGTTGAGGAGCTGGCGCTGCGGCTGGGCGAGGCGTGGCGCGGGGCCGTGCGCGGCTACCAGGAGCGCGTGGCGCACATGGAGACGTCGCTGGGCCAGGCCCGCGAGCGGCTGGGCCACGCGTTGCAGGGCGCCCGCGAGGGTCGGCTGAAGCTGCAGCAGCTCCAAGCGGAGCGCAGCGGCCTCCAGGAGCGCAGGGCCGCGCTGGAGCAGAGGTTGGAGGGCCGCTGGCAGGAGCGGCTGCGGGCTACTGAGCAGTTCCAG CTGTCCGTGGAGGCCCTGGAGCAGGAGAAACAGGGCCTACAGAACCAGATCGCCCAGGTCCTGGAAGGTCGGCAGCAGCTGGCACACCTCAAGATGTCCCTCAGCTTGGAGGTGGCCACATACAG aaCCCTCCTAGAGGCAGAGAACTCCCGGCTGCAGACACCTGGCAGCGGTTCCAAGGCGTCCCTCAGCTTCCTGG ACCCTAAGCTGGAGCTGCATTTCCCTGGGACCCCAGAGGGCCGGCGTCTGGGACCTTTGCTTTCTGTGCTGAGCCCTACTCCCCTCTCCTCACCTTTGCCTGATACCCTTGAAACACCTGTGCCAGGCTTCCTGAAGAGCCAGGAACTCCTTCAGGGCCATGCCCCCACCTCGGCCAGCACCCCAATTCCGCCCACACCTCAGGCTCCCCGCCCTGCCACAGATGCCAAGATCAGAGCCCAGGatgcccctctctccctgccccagccacAGGTTGGGATGCAACAGGTTCCAGAAGCGGTGTGGGCTGAAGCCAAGGTGGCCATCCCTGCCAGCGTCCTGCCAGGACCAGAGGAGCCTGGGGGCAAGGAACAAGAGCCCAGTCCAGGCCAGTCCTCTGAAGATCATGCCTCCCTGGCTCCAGCCCTCAGCCCTGACCATCCCAGTTTAGAGGCCAAAGATGGAGAACCCAGTGGGTCTAGAGGGTCCAGCAGAttccaggaggaaggggaaggacaaATCTGGGGGCTGGCAGAGAAAGAAACAGCTGTAGAGGTCAAAGTAATAAGCAGCTTGCAGCAGGAAACATGGCAAGAAGAGGGGGATCTGGACATGAAAGAAATCCAAGACTCCCCGGGTCCTTTGGAAAAAGAAACTCTGAAGTCTCTGGAAGAGGAGATTCAGGAGCCTCTGATTTCTCTGGAAAAACAGCGCCATGAGACGATGAGATCTCTAGAGAAGGAGAATCAGGAATCTCTGAGGTCTTTGGAAGAAGAGAACTTAGAAATACTAAAAACTCTAGAAAAGGAGAATCAAGAGTTATTGCAGTCTTTAGAAGGAAAGGAGATGGAGGTAATGAGACCTCTAGAAAAAGAGACTCTAGAACTACTTAAGCCTATAGGAAAAGAGGACCCACAGACATTGCAATCACTAGAAAAGGAGAGTCAAGAAATAATGAGGTCTCTTCAAGGAAATGTAGGAGCATTTTTATCTCCGGGAAAGGAAAATCAAGAATTAGTGAGGTCTCTAGAAGAGGAGAACTTTGAGTCATTGAGAGCTCTAGAAAAGGAAAGGCAGGAGCCACTGAGATGTCAGGAAGTAGAGAACCAGGAAACATTGAGACCCTTAGCAAAAGAGACTCTACAGCCACTGGGATCTCTAGAAGAAAAAGACCAGGAGACACCAAGACCTCTAGGAAAAGAGAATCAGCCACTGAGGTCTCTAGAAAAAGAAGACCAGACGACATTGAGCCCTCTAGAACAGGTGAAACCAGAGGCACTAAAGTCTCTTGGAAAAGACCAGGAGATAGTTAGACTTCTCGAAAAAGAGAATCAAGACTTATTAAGGTCCCTAAATGAAGAGAGCGTAGAGGCAGTGAGATCTTTAGGAACAGAGACTCTAGAACCACTAAAGCCTACAGGAGAAGAAAACCTGGAAATGTTGAAACCTCTAGAAAAGGAAAGTCAAGAACCACTGGGGTCTGTGGAAGGGAACCAAGAGACACTGAGACCCCTAGAAGAGGAGACTCAGAAATCACTGAGCTCTCTGGGAGGGCAGAGTGTAGAGGATATGAGATCTCCAGAGGAGGTAGACAAGGGAAGTCAAAGGTAtctggaagaggaagagaacgtggagaagggagagaattCAGAGCCACCGAGgtccctggaggaggagggacagGAGCTGCCACTCTCTGCACATCTGCAGAAGTGGGAAGATACGGTGCAGGGGGGTCAAGAACTGGATCAGGAAACGCCCCCTGGGAGACCTGAAGTGGACAGTGCGGACGAGGCAGAGATGGAACCTAGGGAATGGGATAGCTTCGCTGGGAAGGGGGAGGCTGTAGACCGGGGGGAGCTGCAGCTGATGGCCACAGGCAAGGCCTGGAGCCCAGGTGAGGGGCAGCCAGGGAGCTCCGAGCCCAAAGAGCAGAGGGTCTCAGCTGAGGGAGCCAGTGGGGTGGGAGGCACTGAGGGCCTCCAGGACCCTGAAGAGCGGCCAGACCAGGTGGGGACCCCGGGCCTCCCAGCTCCCCAGGGAATGTCAGAGGTGCTAGAGCCAGTGTTGGAAGGTGAGGATGTGGCCCCCAGCGATGGCCGAGCCTCCCCAGAGGTCACCTTGGGCTTAGAGACTGCAGGAGCGGAACAGGGACCGGAGCAGGAGGCGGTAGGGCTGGAGGACCCAGGCGGCCTGGCCAGAGAGGAGGTGATGGGGCCACCCCTGGGGGAGGAAGGTTTGGAGGCAAAGAGGGTGCAGGGCTTGGAAGGGCCCagaaaggagctggaggaggcaGCTGCTCTGGAGCCAGAGCTCTCCACACtgcccaggaagagcagagacccGCTGGacgctgccaggggctgggaggagtcTGAGCCTGAAGGCCCTGAGGAAGCAGAGGAGACGTTCCCTGCCGAGACCTCGTGCTGCGATGGAAGTGATACCCCTCAACCCAGGCCCTTGAGCTCCGAGGGGGCAAAGGAGGATGCCAAAGCAGTGCTGGGGCCACCCAGCCCACGGCCCACTGAGTCCTGCTCACCCATCCCAATCCCTGAAGATGCCCCTGGGGCCCAGCCCCTGGCTGAGGGTAGCCAAGAGGCTAGCTGGGGGCTGGCAGGCAGGGCTGAGGTCCTGGGAAAGGTGGAGGGTGAGCAGGAGGAGATGGGCTCCGGGGGAATCCCTGAAGACCTctcggaggagggggaggagagcagagaagaGAGTGAGGCTGATGAGCTAGGGGAGACCCTTCCCGACTCCACTCCCCTGGGCCTCTACCTCGGGTCCCCTGCTTCCCCCAAGTGGGACCTGGCTGGAGAGCAGAGGCCCTCCCCTCAAGAGGAGACTGGAAAGGAAGGCTGGGGCCCTGCAGTCCTGGCCTCTGAGGGCCTTGGGGCCCATCcctcagaggaggaggaggggggagatgaGGAGGAACGTGGCCATGACTCTGAGCTGTCGGAAGAATTTGAGGACTTGGGGACTGAGGCTTCTCTTCTTCCTGGGGTCCCTGGGGAGGTGGCAGAACCTCCGGGCCAGGTGCCCCCGTTGCTACTGGAGCCTGCAGTCTGGGACCCGGATGGGGAATCGGATggatttgcagatgaggaagagagcggggaggagggagaggaagaagatgaagaaggggagagggggccAGGGGCAGGGCGGTGGGGGGCAGGGCCCTCTGTGGGCAGCCTCCCGGCCCTGAGTGGCCCTCAGAGAGGGAACCTCCTGGGGTCTGAGACCATGGATGTCAGTGTCCCCTGGGATGATGGCTTGAGGGGTGCGGCGTCTGACGCCCCCATGACCGCCCTGGAGACTGAGTCCCAGGACAGCACGGAGGCCTCAGGATCAGAGGACGAGTCGGATGCTATTCCCCTGGAGAGGGAGGGCCAAGTCCCTGGCCCTGTGGGGACCCTCAGTGCGGTGGAGGACACGGGCTTGGAGGTAGGGGACACCCTCGGTGTCAATGGCCAGGGCCCCAGCCTGAAGGAAGAGTTGGAGCATGTGAATGGGGGTGTGGTGAACGGGCTGGAGCAGTCTGAGGGAGTAAGGCAGGGGAAACCGGGGCCCCCTGAGGGTGACCAAGGGAGCCccttggaggaggaggaggaggggggtgcCCTGAAGACCCCTTGGGCAGGGGCTCCGCTTCACCTGGGCCAAGGCCAGCTCCTGAAGTTCAGTCAGCGAGAGGGAGATAGAGATTCCTGGTCCTCAGGGGAGGACTAG